The proteins below come from a single uncultured Dethiosulfovibrio sp. genomic window:
- the argS gene encoding arginine--tRNA ligase, translated as MADVTAILTDLIGQSLMDMAKEKGVSPDDLPEVRLERPKREDQGDWATNVAMQACKILGQNPRDLATALVDRLRSDSHIKSVEVAGPGFINFFLADRWIATVVSSVLKDGEGYGRCDLGKGRKVQVEFVSANPTGPLHVGHGRGAAVGDIIGNILAFAGWTVEKEYYVNDAGLQMSNLGKSTQSRYFELLGRAAEAPFPEDGYKGDYIYDLARDVIEKEGEALLDKPLEESLPFFTSYSCDVILEGIKKDLDRFGVRFDRWFSEKTLYTDELVQNAVGTLRERGYAYDEGGAVWFRSTDFDDDKDRVLFRSNGVPTYFASDVAYHKNKFDRGFDRAIDVWGADHHGYVPRMRAAIEALGKSADNFTVALIQFVNLLRDGDQVSMSTRSGQFVTLSDVIDEVGVDATRYYFVMRRCDSHLDFDLELAKRESSDNPVFYVQYANARMSSIIRTLEDRGIRFPDHSELNEDHLNSSEEKKLVTRLSMFPEEIEKAASELAPHRLVNYLHDLAGDFHSFYNAHRVLDDDPKRPSRILLVKASQVVLANGLQILGISAPDRM; from the coding sequence ATGGCAGATGTCACAGCAATTTTAACGGACCTCATCGGTCAGTCCCTTATGGACATGGCTAAGGAGAAGGGGGTGAGCCCTGACGATCTGCCGGAGGTTCGCCTGGAGAGACCTAAGAGGGAGGACCAGGGAGACTGGGCTACCAACGTGGCCATGCAGGCCTGTAAGATCCTAGGTCAGAACCCTAGAGATCTTGCTACCGCCCTTGTGGACAGGCTCAGGTCGGATAGCCATATAAAATCGGTGGAGGTCGCCGGTCCTGGGTTCATCAACTTCTTTTTAGCGGATCGCTGGATAGCTACGGTAGTATCTTCGGTACTCAAAGATGGCGAGGGATACGGTCGATGCGATCTAGGTAAAGGTCGAAAGGTCCAAGTCGAGTTTGTCAGTGCCAACCCGACTGGTCCACTACACGTCGGACACGGCAGAGGTGCGGCGGTTGGGGACATAATCGGAAACATACTGGCTTTCGCCGGATGGACCGTCGAAAAGGAGTATTACGTAAACGACGCCGGCCTTCAGATGTCGAACCTGGGAAAATCGACCCAGTCGAGATACTTTGAGCTGTTAGGTAGAGCTGCTGAGGCTCCCTTCCCCGAAGACGGCTATAAAGGCGACTACATCTACGACCTGGCCAGGGACGTTATAGAAAAAGAGGGAGAGGCCCTTTTGGACAAACCTTTGGAGGAAAGCCTGCCCTTTTTCACCTCCTACTCCTGTGACGTAATACTGGAGGGTATAAAAAAGGATCTCGATCGATTCGGTGTGAGGTTTGACCGTTGGTTTTCCGAGAAAACCCTTTACACCGACGAATTGGTCCAGAACGCCGTTGGTACATTGAGGGAAAGGGGATACGCCTACGACGAAGGAGGAGCAGTGTGGTTTAGGTCCACCGACTTCGACGACGACAAAGACAGGGTGCTTTTCCGATCAAACGGGGTCCCTACCTATTTTGCCTCCGACGTGGCTTATCACAAAAACAAGTTCGATCGAGGTTTCGACAGGGCAATAGACGTATGGGGTGCCGATCACCACGGCTACGTTCCCAGAATGAGAGCAGCGATCGAGGCCCTCGGCAAGTCCGCGGATAACTTCACCGTCGCCCTGATCCAGTTCGTAAACCTCCTGAGGGACGGCGATCAGGTCTCTATGTCCACCAGATCCGGCCAGTTCGTCACTCTGTCCGACGTCATTGACGAGGTTGGTGTGGACGCCACGAGATACTACTTCGTTATGCGCAGGTGCGATAGCCATCTGGACTTCGACCTCGAACTGGCTAAACGGGAGTCCTCGGACAACCCGGTCTTTTACGTCCAGTACGCAAACGCCAGAATGTCCAGCATAATCAGGACACTGGAGGACCGTGGGATAAGATTCCCCGACCACAGCGAGTTAAATGAAGACCATCTCAACAGCTCCGAGGAGAAGAAGCTGGTCACCCGGCTCTCCATGTTCCCTGAGGAGATAGAGAAAGCTGCCTCTGAGCTGGCTCCCCACAGATTGGTGAACTACCTTCACGACCTGGCGGGGGATTTCCACTCTTTCTACAACGCCCACAGGGTGCTCGACGACGATCCTAAGAGACCTTCTAGAATACTCCTGGTCAAGGCTTCCCAGGTCGTCCTGGCTAATGGCCTCCAAATCCTGGGGATATCGGCGCCTGATAGGATGTAG